A window of the Polaribacter batillariae genome harbors these coding sequences:
- the rplL gene encoding 50S ribosomal protein L7/L12 produces the protein MAELKDFAEQLVNLTVKEVNELATILKEEYGIEPAAAAVAVAGPAAGGGDDAADEQTEFDVILTAAGGSKLAVVKLVKELTGLGLKEAKGIVDSAPAAVKEGVSKDEAEGLKKSLEEAGAEVELK, from the coding sequence ATGGCAGAATTAAAAGATTTCGCAGAGCAATTAGTTAACTTAACAGTAAAAGAAGTTAATGAATTAGCTACTATTTTAAAAGAAGAGTATGGTATCGAGCCAGCTGCAGCAGCAGTTGCAGTAGCAGGTCCAGCAGCAGGTGGAGGAGATGACGCCGCAGACGAACAAACTGAATTCGATGTAATCTTAACAGCAGCAGGTGGTTCTAAACTAGCAGTAGTAAAGTTAGTTAAAGAATTAACTGGTTTAGGATTAAAAGAAGCAAAAGGTATCGTAGATAGCGCTCCAGCAGCAGTAAAAGAAGGAGTATCTAAAGACGAGGCAGAAGGTCTTAAAAAGTCTTTAGAAGAAGCAGGAGCAGAGGTAGAGCTTAAATAA
- the rpoB gene encoding DNA-directed RNA polymerase subunit beta yields the protein MATKNTTERINFATSQMIKEYPDFLDIQVKSFQDFFQLQTKAEERGEEGLYKTFMDNFPITDTRNQFVLEFLDYFVDPPRYSIQECIERGLTHSVPLKARLKLYCTDPEHEDFETIVQDVYLGTIPYMTNSGTFVINGAERVVVSQLHRSPGVFFGQSFHANGTKLYSARVIPFKGSWIEFATDINQVMYAYIDRKKKLPVTTLFRAIGFERDKDILEIFDLAEEVKVSKAGLKKVLGRKLAARVLKTWHEDFVDEDTGEVVSIERNEIIFDRDTILEKEHIDEIIEAGAKTVLLHKEDNHMADYAIIHNTLQKDPTNSEKEAVEHIYRQLRNAEPPDEETARGIIDKLFFSEQRYNLGEVGRFRMNTKLQLNEPMDQKVLSKLDIITIIKYLIELINSKAEVDDIDHLSNRRVRTVGEQLAGQFGVGLARMARTIRERMNVRDNEVFTPIDLINAKTLSSVINSFFGTNQLSQFMDQTNPLAEITHKRRLSALGPGGLSRERAGFEVRDVHYTHYGRLCPIETPEGPNIGLISSLAVFAKVNNLGFIETPYRKVSEGVVANEEPTYLSAEEEEGMRFAQSNIELDEKGAFKEDRIISREGGDFPVVTPQEVQYMDVAPNQIASISASLIPFLEHDDANRALMGSNMMRQAVPLLRPEAPIVGTGLERRVAKDSRILINAEGNGVVEYVDANKITIKYDRTEEERMVSFDSDEVSYDLIKFRKTNQGTSINLKPIVQKGDRVEEGQVLCEGYATQQGELALGRNMKVAFMPWKGYNFEDAIVISEKVVREDIFTSIHIDEYSLDVRDTKLGTEELTNDIPNVSEEATSNLDENGMIRIGAEVNPGDILIGKITPKGESDPTPEEKLLRAIFGDKAGDVKDASLKASPSLRGVVIDKKLFKRAVKDKNKRLRDKEAVAALEASFVSKFEGLKDQLIEKLFNLVSGKTSQGVFNDLGEEVLPKGKKYTLKMLNSVDDYVHLTGSWTTDKELNDLVGELVHNYKIKVNDLQGSLRRQKFTISVGDELPAGILKLAKVYIAKKRKLKVGDKMAGRHGNKGIVARIVRAEDMPFLEDGTPVDIVLNPLGVPSRMNIGQIYETVLGWAGQKLNKKYATPIFDGASLDQINAYTDEAGVPRFGHTYLYDGGTGKRFDQPATVGIIYMIKLGHMIEDKMHARSIGPYSLITQQPLGGKAQFGGQRFGEMEVWALEAYGASSILREILTVKSDDVMGRAKTYESIVKGEAMPEPGLPESFNVLMHELKGLGLDVRLEE from the coding sequence TTGGCAACGAAAAACACTACTGAAAGAATCAACTTCGCTACTTCTCAAATGATCAAAGAATATCCAGACTTTTTGGATATTCAGGTAAAGTCTTTCCAAGACTTTTTCCAACTTCAAACAAAAGCAGAAGAAAGAGGTGAAGAAGGTTTGTACAAAACCTTTATGGATAACTTTCCAATTACAGATACAAGAAACCAATTTGTATTAGAATTTTTAGACTACTTTGTAGATCCTCCAAGATACTCAATTCAAGAATGTATCGAGAGAGGTTTAACACATAGTGTACCTTTAAAAGCACGTCTTAAACTATATTGTACAGATCCAGAACACGAAGATTTTGAAACAATCGTACAAGATGTATATCTTGGTACCATACCTTACATGACCAATTCTGGTACCTTTGTAATCAATGGTGCAGAACGTGTGGTGGTTTCTCAATTACATAGATCTCCGGGGGTATTCTTCGGACAATCATTCCACGCAAACGGTACAAAATTATACTCTGCAAGAGTAATTCCTTTTAAAGGATCTTGGATAGAGTTTGCTACCGATATCAATCAAGTAATGTATGCTTATATTGATAGAAAGAAAAAATTACCAGTAACCACATTATTCAGAGCCATTGGTTTTGAAAGAGATAAAGATATATTAGAAATTTTTGACCTTGCAGAAGAAGTAAAAGTTTCTAAAGCTGGATTAAAAAAAGTATTAGGCAGAAAATTAGCAGCTAGAGTTTTAAAAACTTGGCACGAAGATTTCGTAGATGAAGATACTGGAGAAGTTGTATCTATCGAAAGAAATGAAATAATTTTCGATCGTGACACAATCTTAGAAAAAGAACATATAGACGAAATAATAGAAGCAGGTGCTAAAACGGTTTTACTTCATAAAGAAGATAACCATATGGCAGACTATGCGATTATTCATAATACATTACAAAAAGACCCTACAAATTCAGAAAAAGAAGCTGTAGAACATATTTATAGACAATTACGTAATGCAGAACCGCCAGACGAAGAAACTGCAAGAGGTATTATAGACAAGTTGTTCTTTTCTGAACAACGTTATAATTTAGGTGAAGTTGGTCGTTTTAGAATGAACACAAAACTTCAGTTAAATGAGCCAATGGATCAAAAAGTATTATCGAAATTAGATATTATAACCATTATTAAATATTTAATTGAGTTAATTAATTCTAAAGCAGAAGTAGATGATATCGATCACTTATCTAACAGACGTGTAAGAACTGTTGGAGAGCAATTAGCAGGTCAGTTTGGTGTTGGTTTAGCACGTATGGCTAGAACCATTCGCGAACGTATGAATGTGCGTGACAACGAAGTATTTACACCAATCGATTTAATTAATGCAAAAACATTATCATCGGTAATTAATTCTTTCTTTGGAACGAATCAATTATCTCAATTTATGGATCAAACGAATCCATTAGCAGAAATTACCCATAAACGTCGTTTATCTGCATTAGGACCTGGAGGTTTATCTAGAGAAAGAGCAGGGTTTGAGGTTCGTGACGTTCACTACACGCATTATGGTCGTTTATGTCCAATTGAAACTCCAGAAGGACCGAATATTGGTTTAATTTCTTCACTAGCAGTATTTGCAAAAGTGAACAATTTAGGTTTTATCGAAACACCTTATAGAAAAGTAAGCGAAGGTGTTGTTGCAAATGAAGAACCAACCTATTTAAGTGCAGAAGAAGAAGAAGGAATGCGTTTTGCACAATCTAACATCGAGTTAGATGAAAAAGGTGCTTTTAAAGAAGATCGAATTATTTCTAGAGAAGGTGGTGATTTCCCTGTGGTAACCCCACAAGAAGTTCAATATATGGATGTCGCTCCTAATCAAATTGCATCAATATCAGCCTCCTTAATTCCTTTCTTAGAGCATGATGATGCCAACCGTGCATTAATGGGTTCGAACATGATGCGTCAAGCAGTTCCATTATTAAGACCAGAAGCTCCAATCGTTGGTACAGGATTAGAACGTAGAGTAGCAAAAGACTCTCGTATTTTAATTAATGCCGAAGGAAATGGAGTTGTAGAATATGTAGATGCAAACAAAATAACAATTAAATACGATAGAACAGAAGAAGAAAGAATGGTTAGTTTCGATTCTGATGAAGTCTCTTACGATTTAATTAAATTTAGAAAAACCAACCAAGGCACCTCCATCAACCTAAAACCTATTGTTCAAAAAGGAGATCGAGTAGAAGAAGGGCAAGTTCTTTGTGAAGGTTATGCAACACAACAAGGAGAATTAGCTTTAGGAAGAAATATGAAAGTGGCCTTTATGCCTTGGAAAGGATATAATTTTGAGGATGCCATTGTAATTTCCGAAAAAGTAGTTCGTGAAGATATCTTTACATCCATTCATATCGATGAGTATTCTTTAGATGTTAGAGATACAAAATTAGGAACCGAAGAGTTAACTAACGATATTCCTAACGTTTCTGAAGAAGCTACCAGTAATTTAGATGAAAATGGAATGATAAGAATTGGAGCAGAAGTAAATCCTGGTGATATCTTAATAGGTAAAATAACACCAAAAGGAGAATCTGACCCAACACCAGAAGAAAAATTATTACGCGCTATTTTTGGAGACAAAGCAGGTGATGTAAAAGATGCATCATTAAAAGCTTCACCATCATTAAGAGGGGTAGTAATTGATAAAAAATTATTTAAAAGAGCTGTAAAAGATAAAAACAAAAGATTAAGAGATAAAGAAGCAGTTGCTGCTTTAGAAGCTTCTTTTGTGTCTAAATTCGAAGGCTTAAAAGACCAATTAATAGAGAAATTATTCAATTTAGTTAGTGGAAAAACATCGCAAGGAGTATTTAATGATTTAGGTGAAGAAGTATTGCCAAAAGGTAAAAAATATACACTTAAAATGTTAAACTCTGTTGACGATTACGTGCACTTAACAGGTTCTTGGACAACAGATAAAGAATTAAACGATTTAGTAGGTGAACTAGTTCACAATTACAAAATTAAAGTAAACGATTTACAAGGTTCTTTACGTCGTCAAAAATTTACAATCTCTGTAGGAGACGAATTACCAGCAGGAATTTTAAAACTAGCCAAAGTTTACATCGCTAAAAAACGTAAGTTAAAAGTAGGTGATAAAATGGCAGGACGTCATGGAAACAAAGGTATTGTAGCTCGTATTGTAAGAGCAGAAGATATGCCTTTCTTAGAAGACGGAACTCCAGTAGATATTGTATTAAATCCATTAGGGGTACCTTCTCGTATGAATATTGGTCAAATTTATGAAACTGTTCTTGGTTGGGCAGGTCAAAAATTAAATAAGAAGTATGCAACACCAATTTTCGATGGAGCATCTTTAGATCAAATTAATGCTTATACAGACGAAGCTGGTGTACCAAGATTCGGACACACTTATTTATACGATGGAGGCACAGGAAAACGTTTCGATCAACCAGCAACTGTTGGTATTATTTATATGATTAAGTTAGGGCACATGATTGAAGATAAAATGCATGCGCGTTCTATAGGACCTTATTCATTAATTACACAACAACCACTAGGAGGTAAAGCACAATTTGGTGGTCAACGTTTTGGAGAAATGGAAGTTTGGGCACTTGAAGCCTATGGTGCATCAAGTATCTTAAGAGAAATTTTAACTGTAAAATCGGATGATGTTATGGGAAGAGCCAAAACATACGAAAGTATTGTAAAAGGCGAAGCTATGCCAGAACCAGGTTTACCAGAATCATTTAACGTATTAATGCACGAATTGAAAGGTTTAGGTTTAGACGTTAGATTAGAAGAATAA
- the rplJ gene encoding 50S ribosomal protein L10 codes for MTREEKSQVIQDLTAVLADTNTIYLADISGLNAQATSNLRRACFKAGVQLSVVKNTLLAKAMEASDKDFGELPATLKGNTSMMVSEAANAPAKLIKEFRKKSKKPLLKGAYAEESVYIGDDQLDALVDIKSREELIGEIIGLLQSPAKNVISALQSGGQTLSGIIKTLSEK; via the coding sequence ATGACTAGAGAAGAAAAATCACAAGTAATACAAGATTTAACAGCAGTATTAGCAGACACTAACACGATTTATTTAGCAGATATTTCTGGATTAAACGCACAAGCTACCTCTAATTTACGTAGAGCTTGTTTTAAAGCAGGTGTTCAGTTATCCGTTGTTAAAAATACATTACTTGCAAAAGCAATGGAAGCATCAGATAAAGATTTTGGTGAACTTCCAGCAACATTAAAAGGGAATACTTCAATGATGGTTTCTGAAGCAGCAAATGCTCCAGCTAAATTAATTAAAGAATTTAGAAAAAAATCTAAGAAACCTTTATTAAAAGGAGCTTATGCAGAAGAATCTGTATATATTGGAGACGATCAATTAGATGCTTTAGTAGATATTAAGTCTAGAGAAGAATTAATTGGAGAAATCATTGGATTATTACAATCGCCAGCCAAAAATGTTATTTCGGCATTACAATCTGGTGGTCAAACACTTTCAGGTATTATTAAAACATTATCTGAAAAATAA